Proteins encoded together in one Streptomyces sp. B1I3 window:
- a CDS encoding transglycosylase family protein, whose protein sequence is MPASPLATRPVESALALLLVLLSVLGLAGRSAADAPAQAVPAQAVPAQAVPAQVVIAPTVVAGTDWDRIAACESSGRWNTNTGNGYHGGLQFAPSTWRAYGGERYAPRADLATRSEQIAVGERVARGQGLSAWPTCGRLGANGSSSSGSGTAVAPDRKSSHSSNNTQSGTTSNGTARSDTAGSAGSSGRDSGTDSGAGSASDQASAAAGATDSADSSELVGRHTYVVEPGDCLSAIAARADVQGGWRTLYELNRAILDEGPHVIYPGQRLTLTA, encoded by the coding sequence ATGCCGGCATCACCCCTCGCCACGCGGCCCGTCGAATCGGCGCTCGCCCTTCTGCTGGTCCTCCTGAGCGTGCTGGGCCTCGCAGGCCGCAGCGCCGCCGACGCCCCGGCGCAGGCAGTACCCGCTCAGGCAGTACCCGCTCAGGCAGTACCCGCCCAGGTCGTCATCGCGCCGACCGTCGTCGCCGGTACCGACTGGGACCGCATCGCCGCATGCGAGAGCAGCGGCCGCTGGAACACCAACACCGGCAACGGTTACCACGGCGGCCTGCAGTTCGCCCCCTCCACGTGGAGGGCCTACGGCGGCGAGCGGTACGCGCCCCGCGCCGACCTCGCAACCCGGTCCGAGCAGATCGCCGTCGGTGAACGTGTGGCCCGAGGCCAGGGTCTCTCCGCATGGCCCACCTGCGGACGCCTCGGAGCGAACGGCAGCTCGTCCTCGGGAAGTGGCACCGCGGTGGCCCCGGATCGCAAGTCGAGCCACAGTTCGAACAACACGCAGAGCGGTACGACGAGCAACGGCACGGCGCGCAGCGACACGGCCGGCAGCGCCGGAAGCAGCGGTAGGGACAGCGGCACGGACAGTGGCGCCGGCAGTGCTTCGGACCAGGCTTCCGCAGCGGCTGGGGCAACCGACTCCGCCGACTCCTCCGAGCTCGTCGGCCGGCACACCTACGTCGTGGAGCCGGGCGACTGCCTCTCCGCGATCGCCGCCCGTGCCGATGTGCAGGGAGGCTGGCGCACGCTGTACGAGCTGAACCGCGCGATCCTCGACGAGGGACCGCACGTCATCTACCCCGGGCAGCGCCTCACCCTGACCGCCTGA
- a CDS encoding PH domain-containing protein: MALFGNAHTVDPAAAQRDYARLLGQGEQVHAAYQLIRDTILFTDRRLVLVDKQGITGKKVEYHSVPYRSITHFAVETAGTFDLDAELKIWVSGSATPIQKTFTKGVDIYEVQAILTQFVAR, translated from the coding sequence ATGGCACTGTTCGGCAACGCTCACACCGTCGATCCGGCCGCGGCTCAGCGTGACTACGCGCGGCTGCTCGGCCAGGGCGAACAGGTGCACGCCGCGTACCAGCTGATCCGCGACACCATCCTCTTCACCGACCGCCGGCTCGTCCTTGTCGACAAGCAGGGGATCACCGGCAAGAAAGTGGAGTACCACTCCGTCCCGTACCGCAGCATCACGCACTTCGCGGTCGAGACGGCCGGGACGTTCGACCTGGACGCCGAACTGAAGATCTGGGTCTCCGGCAGTGCCACCCCGATCCAGAAGACCTTCACCAAGGGCGTCGACATCTACGAAGTACAGGCGATCCTGACCCAGTTCGTCGCACGGTAG